One part of the Methanobrevibacter sp. V74 genome encodes these proteins:
- a CDS encoding TfuA-related McrA-glycine thioamidation protein, with protein sequence MVKIIIYTGLSITFAEAKEILDSTDEVEVIYKRPIKRGDLGQAIKEHPDIIAIIDGVFHQNSAVGHREILNVIKDGINVYGASSMGALRASELDTLGMIGIGYCYNQYATGNITSDDDVAVMLDSETLQALSDPLISMDYVFKNAASENIINITEKEELIKIAKGTYYPQRNYAQTLSNSSLSNDKKDKLTSFIRESADIKKEDAKELLEYIKKEIG encoded by the coding sequence ATGGTCAAAATTATAATTTATACGGGATTATCAATTACTTTTGCAGAAGCAAAAGAGATTCTAGATTCAACTGATGAGGTAGAAGTAATATACAAAAGACCTATCAAAAGAGGAGATTTAGGTCAGGCCATTAAGGAACATCCGGACATTATCGCAATTATTGATGGAGTATTCCATCAAAATTCAGCAGTGGGCCACAGAGAAATATTGAATGTTATTAAAGATGGCATAAATGTTTATGGCGCTTCAAGTATGGGTGCGCTAAGAGCATCCGAGCTTGATACTTTAGGAATGATTGGTATCGGTTACTGTTATAATCAATATGCAACAGGAAACATCACCTCGGATGATGATGTAGCCGTGATGCTTGATAGTGAAACACTTCAAGCTTTATCTGATCCATTAATCAGTATGGATTATGTTTTTAAAAATGCAGCATCTGAAAATATCATAAATATCACTGAAAAAGAAGAATTGATCAAAATTGCTAAGGGCACGTATTATCCTCAAAGAAATTATGCTCAAACATTAAGCAATTCCAGTTTAAGTAACGATAAAAAGGATAAGCTTACCAGTTTTATTCGAGAATCTGCAGATATTAAAAAAGAAGATGCTAAAGAGCTACTTGAATACATAAAAAAAGAAATCGGATAA
- a CDS encoding YcaO-related McrA-glycine thioamidation protein: protein MNDELTYFKGTHRVIAPQKTIEINKNKLKTAGITRIADITDLDRIGLPVFTVIRPTAEDGAISVYGGKGISKIHAKASGMMEAFERYSAEKQEADEVIIANINEILKKGEFIPPESLNLPKDFKKENLESMKLEWSLTHDIITDKDYYIPSNAIFHPYNYKESLFKSNTNGLASGNILEEAILHGIFEVIERDAWSIFELTHKNYAQIDVGSIESDIICETIDKFESEGIKIKLMDLTADINIPTIAASADDTLTKDAGLLTLGIGTHLDPEVAILRALTEVAQSRATQINGAREDTVRADFAREAGYERMKRINKYYFRQEEEQISLSSIENKSTTSITEDLEIVKEELISNDIKNILYYNLTRSELDVSVVRVIIPEMEIYAIDSSRAGYRFLKV, encoded by the coding sequence ATGAATGATGAACTTACATACTTTAAAGGAACACACAGAGTGATTGCTCCTCAAAAAACAATTGAAATTAACAAAAATAAACTAAAAACTGCCGGAATAACACGCATTGCAGATATTACTGATTTAGATCGCATCGGTTTACCTGTTTTTACAGTCATTAGACCCACCGCTGAAGATGGTGCCATAAGTGTTTATGGAGGTAAAGGAATTAGTAAAATTCATGCAAAAGCTTCAGGCATGATGGAAGCATTTGAAAGATACTCAGCTGAAAAACAGGAAGCGGATGAAGTAATTATCGCAAATATTAATGAAATATTAAAAAAAGGAGAGTTTATTCCCCCTGAATCTTTAAACTTGCCAAAGGATTTTAAAAAAGAAAACCTAGAATCAATGAAATTAGAATGGAGCCTCACACATGATATAATAACTGATAAGGATTATTATATTCCATCTAATGCAATTTTTCATCCATATAACTACAAAGAGAGCTTATTTAAATCAAACACCAATGGACTTGCTTCTGGAAATATTTTAGAAGAGGCAATATTGCATGGAATATTTGAAGTGATTGAACGTGACGCCTGGAGTATTTTTGAGTTAACCCATAAAAACTATGCTCAAATTGATGTTGGAAGCATTGAAAGTGATATAATCTGTGAAACTATTGATAAATTCGAATCTGAAGGAATTAAAATTAAATTAATGGATTTGACTGCAGACATAAATATTCCAACAATAGCTGCTTCAGCTGATGACACCCTTACAAAAGATGCCGGACTTTTAACCTTAGGTATTGGAACACATCTAGATCCAGAAGTTGCAATACTTAGGGCACTAACAGAAGTGGCTCAAAGTAGAGCTACACAAATTAATGGTGCACGTGAAGATACAGTTAGAGCTGATTTTGCTCGTGAAGCCGGTTATGAACGAATGAAAAGAATTAATAAATACTACTTTAGACAAGAAGAAGAACAAATCAGTCTTTCTAGTATTGAAAACAAATCCACCACATCAATTACAGAAGATTTAGAAATTGTTAAAGAAGAACTAATATCCAATGATATTAAAAATATCCTGTATTATAATCTAACAAGAAGTGAACTTGATGTTAGTGTTGTTCGTGTCATTATTCCTGAAATGGAAATTTATGCGATTGATTCCTCAAGAGCAGGCTATAGGTTTTTAAAAGTATGA